One region of Solea senegalensis isolate Sse05_10M linkage group LG14, IFAPA_SoseM_1, whole genome shotgun sequence genomic DNA includes:
- the cth gene encoding cystathionine gamma-lyase, with amino-acid sequence MDSKKKQDEQSDVFAGFHAAYKSFATEAIHVGQEPEQWKSMAVVPMISLSTTFKQLGPGNHAGFEYSRSGNPTRNCLEKAVAALDGAKYCLAFASGLAATMTITHMLKAGDGIVCMDDVYGGTNRYFQKIATNFGLEISFADCTKPELLKAALKPNTKLVWIETPTNPTMKVVDIRACSDLVHEHNKDIIVVVDNTFMSAYFQRPLALGADICMYSATKYMNGHSDVVMGLASTNREDCYERLKFLQNALGGVPSPFDCYMCNRGLKTLHVRMERHFKNAMAAAKFLEADPRVDRVIFPGLPSHPQHEVMKKQCTGCPGMITFYIKGKLEHATTFLQNLKMFAVAESLGGYESLAEHPAIMTHASVPENERCVLGISDTLIRLSVGLEDEADVIEDLEQALAAAHPQKN; translated from the exons ATGGACTCGAAGAAGAAGCAGGACGAGCAGAGCGACGTGTTCGCCGGTTTCCACGCGGCCTACAAATCCTTTGCCACGGAGGCCATTCATGTCGGCCAGGAGCCGGAACAGTGGAAGTCTATGGCTGTGGTGCCAATGATTTCTCTTTCCACCACATTCAAACAGCTCGGACCTGGTAACCACGCC GGGTTTGAATACAGCCGCAGTGGAAATCCCACAAGGAACTGCCTTGAGAAGGCAGTGGCAGCTCTGGATGGAGCAAAATACT GTCTTGCTTTCGCCTCAGGGCTGGCAGCTACAATGACCATCACTCACATGCTCAAAGCTGGTGATGGGATTGTCTGCATGGATGATGTGTATGGAG GCACAAATCGCTACTTCCAAAAAATTGCCACTAACTTTGGTCTGGAGATCTCTTTTGCCGATTGTACAAAACCGGAGCTGCTTAAGGCGGCACTGAAGCCCAACACCAAA CTGGTGTGGATTGAGACGCCCACTAACCCCACGATGAAGGTGGTTGACATTAGGGCCTGCTCTGATTTGGTCCATGAGCACAACAAAGACATCATCGTGGTTGTGGATAACACCTTCATGTCTGCTTATTTCCAG CGCCCCCTGGCTTTGGGAGCGGATATTTGCATGTATTCAGCCACCAAATATATGAACG GTCACAGTGATGTGGTGATGGGCCTGGCTTCAACGAACCGAGAGGATTGTTATGAGCGACTGAAGTTTCTGCAAAATG CATTGGGTGGCGTACCATCACCGTTTGACTGCTACATGTGCAACCGTGGACTGAAGACGCTACACGTTCGGATGGAGAGACACTTCAAGAACGCCATGGCTGCTGCCAAGTTCCTCGAGGCTGATCCCAGGGTGGACCGTGTCATTTTCCCTG GCCTGCCCTCTCATCCGCAGCATGAAGTGATGAAGAAACAGTGCACTGGGTGTCCAGGGATGATCACCTTCTACATTAAGGGGAAACTTGAACATGCCACCACCTTCCTCCAAAACCTCAAA ATGTTTGCAGTTGCTGAGAGTCTTGGAGGTTATGAAAGTCTAGCTGAACATCC GGCGATTATGACCCACGCATCAGTGCCAGAGAACGAGCGGTGTGTGCTGGGGATCAGCGACACGCTGATCAGACTCTCTGTGGGACTGGAGGATGAGGCAGACGTTATTGAAGACCTGGAGCAGGCGCTTGCTGCAGCT CATCCACAGAAGAATTGA